The Populus alba chromosome 13, ASM523922v2, whole genome shotgun sequence genome contains the following window.
CTGTTCATATAGAAGTCCCTGACCAAAGGTGatggtttcttaattttttttaaatttaagattcCCCGAATTCataggattttctttttaatcctgCTTGTATTAGGTGGGATTGAGAGAGactaaaactaattattttaataaacatttcaagaattaaataatttgtgAGAGTCGGCCAACAACATTGTGAAGGAACAAGCTCACAAGACATGTTTGAtaaaaccagttttttttttgttttttttttatatatataattttggtttggctggattcaattttttcattttatgattataaatagaaatcaaactaaaccaaatgatttttttaaatttttaattaattatatattttttaatttttttaaattaatcaattttttaattattttgctcACTCTTATCATGCATGTACAGGCAAGCTTCCAAAGTCAAAGATAAATTGATACGATTGAAGACATtgtaacaataacaataataaattaaactaaaatcaaaGGGTGGGGACCATGATATCTAATattgtattataataataaaaattataactttgCCTCCCATgacaaaaacatttgatttggtTGGTGGGAGTAATAagatcttttataattttttaaacaataaaattactcTTATAGCCAAACAATTTAGAGTTATtttggctttttatttttatttttaaatgcatATAACTTTAACTTTGCTCTTGAGTAAAAATGACTTTAACTTTGGTGCCATATCATAATGAATTTCactcttttactatttttttttttttttttttgtacaatttttattggttttcaatttcattccccAATTCagatttatggtttttatttatttattcggtcatcattcttttgatttttaatttcttttcttaacccttttatattatttttattggttttcaatttcatccctcaatttaaatttatagtatATTATTTTCACATCCTTATGGTCAAGTTGTAAACTATTAATATGACTTGCCAACAAGAATAGGATGTGATAAATAACCCAAATGGTGTTAACCCATCTATACGCAAACCAAAATGTACATTCCATAGCTCCATTGAAAATTAAGGATGCAACCTATTAAATTACTTACAAACTTTACCATTGAAAGGGTGCACCATAACTCCATCTATTGCATCATGTGAATAAAGCAATGTTATATGCTCAACAATCTTTTGAGACATTGGTAAGTTTTTGCAACCAAAAGGTGATTAAGAAGCATCTCAATTTTTATATGCAACAAGTGTCTTTCATCTACTAGTATTGAGTTTATATTGAGCATGCACATAAGTTGTGCTCTCAGTTAAATTTGCATCTTTATAATAGTACAACATGTAAAAGTTTGTGCACATACCAATTTCTGGTATCCTAGGCCAACGGGTTTCATAATAGATTTTATAGTATGAAAGTTCTATTTCAACCTATTTCTTTTAGATAAAATACTTTTTGCCTATTTGATGATATTATCAAAACCAAAGTCACTCAACTTATAATCTGACTTAATGGTAAATAGTCATGAGATGactaaaaatttattgtgattAGAGCACCCATCCCATAATAGTTcattaaaatctttcaaaagttaaaacaacCTAGTTTCATCTACATTTGGTTCTTTATTTACATATGGACTTTCACTTGAATAACCATGATTCATTCATGTTGCATTTATAACCATACTCCTATAATGAATACTAGTATCATCTATAACTCAATCTATGTTGCTAGAACTAGATGTTGAGCcaactattatttttaacatgatcttGTAAGGAATATAAGGTTCTCCTTGTAGAAATCAATAGAAGTATTTCTTATACAAACCTTTTTTAGAAGGTGCAACATCAcaacatttaattttgttagcgtgtatttttcatctttaaaaccattaggtttttttaaaaaaacagaaaagaaattatCGACGAACATTTTTTGTCTGTGAATCAATAAGTAAAATTCACACTGATGGAATAATAGAGtaaataccaacaaaatattctatcggtaaaactattaaatatagTAGTGTATATTCATGCCAAATCTAAAGTTTAAGTTCATTTTGTTGAGAAATTATTAAGTTCATCTACTTCGCTTCAAAAACTTTGTATAGAAATGTTTCTAAACTAAGATGGTGTTATTGAAATCTTAAAAGACTTATTGCAAACAACATTTGCACCAAAAAATaagcaataaaattttaaagacaaaggattcattatttataacaaCAAAACTTTACTATTTAAAGTGCTTCAACAaatatctttctttattttaattcaaacatagatatattatttaactggCATGTGTActaagattttgttttgatatgaatTACAAGTTGATTTATACTTAGTTATGcatattaaaatctttaaatatatatttttgtttgtgttggtAGCATATTTATCATGGATTAATTAAACAAACGAACAAAAAATGCACATGAAAAGCgcaatttagaaaattaattaaacagttatcattcaatttttgttgaAGGAATAGcttttgattttcaaaactGAAGAAACTAGtttacaaaatcatcaaaaccaCAGGAATAAAGTTATAATTTGCTCTTCATAGTTTATACAAAAGCGTCTTTGGtataataaaaagattcatAACAGTTAACGATACCGCTGTGTctgctgaaaaaataaattactagtTATAAAGCTTGTAGTTTCTGATATCTGTTCATAATGCATGGATGGAAGTAATCTTTTCTGCTGTGATGTGCGtttcataacattttttttttttttttttttttgcaggtaaGAATCGTTAGCTGAAACATTGTCGCATGTTAAATCACTTGAAATGAGTGATAATCTTAGGAAGAATTTTGCAAAATACGAGTGAATTTATCTAGTGCCTTCCCTGTTATATATGTAAGATTTTGAAAAGTACAGGAAAGCAGCTAACTGGACAACACTTAGCCCAGCCAGTAGCCAATAAAAGTAATCAAGATGAGCTCGATTGAGGTTATTTGCAAACCAGCTATCATGGCCATCCCTACCAGTTGCTTTTTCAATGCCAGAGATAAGAAAACTGCTTAGAAAGCTTCCTACACCAAAGATACTAAGGTAGAGTGAAAGACCAACACTCCTCAATTCACTTGGGACCTGGTCGTAGAAAAATTCTTGGAGACCAACCATGGCGAAAACATCAGCAGCTCCATACAAGATATATTGTGGAACTAACCAGCAAACGCTCATTGGAATTGTTGTATTTGGCAGATCAACTAGTCCATATTCACGAGCAGTTCTCAGTCTCTTCATCTCAACAACAGCAGAAAGCACCATAGACAGAGCAGATAAAAGTATCCCAGTTCCAATTCTCTGAAGCATCGAAATGCCTGAAGGTTTCCTGGTTAGAGCTCTTGCCGTAGGAACAAGGACACGGTCATAGAATggaataagaaaaacaatggaGAGGTAGATGAGGGATTGAAGTGATGCCGCAGGGAGATCAAGACCTGGTGAAATCGATCTGTCCATAGTTGCTCCTTGCTTAGTAAAGAAAGTCGAGGACTGTGCAAAAACTATACCATATATCAAGCATGTAGTCCATATGGGAACAAGCCTGAGTACTGCCTTAGCTTCTTCAACTTCACCAATGCTACAGACTTTCCCGTCTTCCTTTGAGCCATTTGGGGTAAGCAGGGCTTTGTTGAGAAACCTAATTAACACATCAGAAGATCCGAAATTGGTGGATGAGCACAACTCATTTTATGCACTGATATAAGAGCTTTTTGTTCTGAACCATGATAAAATGTTCTGTTCTGTTCTGTTGTTGTGCGAGGAGATGTGAACCGACACCCTTTTGATGACAATAAAGCAGCTAGTAATCCTATTTAATGAACTAGCTGTTTCCCTTACAAGTCACAGCATAAGATATTCTAAAATTGAAGTTCTCTCACAAACTCCTGAATTTCACAGTTCAAGCCACTGGCAGGGCACTAGTCAACAGATAATCTTCTTTGTTGAATGCCATAAGAAACACGAATCAAACACAACTAAGATGCTTTGTACATCACGTTGGTGACAGGAGTCTCACATCGTGGTTTAGTACAGTTCAAGTATCAATCGGCAACCTAGCTATTGCTTTTGCGTTGTGTTCTTTATCAAACCTCGCCAGAGATTGTGGGTACAAACATGGGTGAGCCTGCTGTATACCTCTATGTTTAGCCCCAGCCcccaagttttaaaaaatgtcATATACATCCTCTTTTGACTCTCTCTGTATCTATAGCTCTTAGGTGtccccagaaaaaaaaattaccacagGGCTTGCAAATTTTCTCATGACAGCTTAAAAAAGTTGTAACAGAGctcaatattttaatgtttatgaTATTCGAGAATTTGATAATCCTAAATGATTAAAGCTTAGAGAAGGTTTTTGATGATTCTAAATCTTCTTGGCATATTGATAAGTGTATATCACTTCTATTGTTCTAGCTGTGAAAACGTAAAAAActtggaaaatggtttctctTACTTGAATTGCTCAGAACATTGGTGAGGTACGATGCCAAGAGCTTCTTCCCTGCAATCTATGGCAGAAGAATTAGTTCGCCAATTCCTTACAGCTTCAACAAATACCTGGCCAATTCTCAGAAATGCACTTCTCTCTGCCGTTTTGATACCATACCTATATGTCTTAGTTCCAAGCAAGAAGACAACAAGTGCACCAACCATTATAATACACGGGATTCCAAATCCAAGTCCCCAATTAAGGTTGTCTTGGATGTAGTTCAAGATCAACAGCGCTACCACCATCCCTGAATTCATAGAAAAATACCACCAATTGAAGAATGAGCTTTTGGCTTTGCTTTCCTCGGGATGTTTCCCATCAAACTGATCAGCTCCAAAAGCCTGAACACAGGGCTTGtgacctccttgaccaattgcTACGATATAGAGAGAAACGAAGAACACAATTACTTGTCGGGGATCAGGAGAGCACAAGCTGATAGCATCAGCAGTTTGGCAGCCAGAATCTCTAGAAGAAGGAAGCACTGCTGACAGAGTCAACAAGCTCAGCCCCTGTGGTTAAATCAGAGAGAATCAAACTCCATCTTATGACCCAAGGGCCTGAAATGAATCAACAATATGTAAAGGGACAGAAGGAGAGTTTGTATTATTACCAAAATGTAAATACAGGAAGCAACAACGATGGTCCTGTATCTACCAAGGAAAGAATCAGCAATAAATGCACCCAACAGAGGAAGTAACATCGTCGTTCCCGACCAGACATTTACATTCTCTGCAGCAGTAGCAGTTGACTGGCCAAGCGTTCCCGCCAAATAAGTTATTAAGTTGGAAGATATCCCATAATACGCTGACCTCTCTGCAACTTCCACACCTGCAAACAGCTTCTGTgtcaatgttttgttttgttaatgtttacAAGAGCAGTTAGATTTTTGTTACTACCTATTATGAAAAAAGCCGATCGCCATCCACCAGAGATGGACCTGTAAACAGGGCGGCCATTGTAGTCAGCGCAGCCCTCAACAGCTTCGTGTAAGAGGGGAGTTTGTGTGTCAGAACGGGGCATGATTGTTATTACACTACAGCTATCAAGATCCAGCCAAAGCACTCGagatagagatagagagagCAACGACCGTGTTTCACCATCAACAAGCTGTCAATTATAGGTGGAGTGAAATCGAACTCTTGCGTGTTTCTGACCACTCCAATTCATTTATTAAGGTTTATCATCATTAACATTATTCATTTAAATAGgaatttgcttttctttctttcttttttaattaatttttttaaaatttcattaattaatattaaatttatttttttattgagctaTTATTATATCATCAAGGATTGGAGGTTTGGCgggttaattcaatttatttaagttttttttttctaattgattccttttaatttactaataaaGATTGCAGTCTCGAACGAATATCCTGATATTTagttgatatttgattttatgaatACCTATTTTTGttgtctatatatatttttgttctcaattacttttttttaatttatttttttataagattatcatgatttttttaagtcaaatatGTCGCcatcttgatttttatatttaaaaaattcatcttgaattttttaaaaaaatcaaaccatgttattattgaatttttttaattgtctttcttaaatcatcataaaaaacaaatttttttttttgcatttagaCGTGTAACTTTTTTAAgtggttttgttttaatttttatttttaattatatcatttaatattagattttttattaaatgttattatttaatattgaattgattaaaaattagaatttatatttttttagcatgtaataaaataaaataaaaaaataattcaatccaGTAGAATTCATAACTCgaataaatttagtaaattgagtaagatgatttttatttttttattttggagctACCCAATCAATAGGATTGTGTTAGGATAATTCTCAGATAACTTGATTTAAAATCTTAGCTAATCAAATAGTCAAATTAaggtattttaaatttaaatcattgtacggaatttaattataatgtcaattttttttttttgaaaatccaGAGTTCTTTTCTATCACTCCAAGGAATTTAGGTACAATTAAATGTGCTTTCCCACGCCTTTTACTTTTCCCATTATTGCCTTTGACTTTgccattattaatatattatattattataattattatattataattataattacccCACGCCTTCCACTTTCCCCATTATTGCCTTCCACTttctcattattaatatattatattattaaaattattatattatat
Protein-coding sequences here:
- the LOC118035463 gene encoding protein NRT1/ PTR FAMILY 5.10, translating into MPRSDTQTPLLHEAVEGCADYNGRPVYRSISGGWRSAFFIIGVEVAERSAYYGISSNLITYLAGTLGQSTATAAENVNVWSGTTMLLPLLGAFIADSFLGRYRTIVVASCIYILGLSLLTLSAVLPSSRDSGCQTADAISLCSPDPRQVIVFFVSLYIVAIGQGGHKPCVQAFGADQFDGKHPEESKAKSSFFNWWYFSMNSGMVVALLILNYIQDNLNWGLGFGIPCIIMVGALVVFLLGTKTYRYGIKTAERSAFLRIGQVFVEAVRNWRTNSSAIDCREEALGIVPHQCSEQFKFLNKALLTPNGSKEDGKVCSIGEVEEAKAVLRLVPIWTTCLIYGIVFAQSSTFFTKQGATMDRSISPGLDLPAASLQSLIYLSIVFLIPFYDRVLVPTARALTRKPSGISMLQRIGTGILLSALSMVLSAVVEMKRLRTAREYGLVDLPNTTIPMSVCWLVPQYILYGAADVFAMVGLQEFFYDQVPSELRSVGLSLYLSIFGVGSFLSSFLISGIEKATGRDGHDSWFANNLNRAHLDYFYWLLAGLSVVQLAAFLYFSKSYIYNREGTR